The nucleotide window GTGTTACGAGTAATCTCAGACGTTACTGACGCTTGCTCTTCTGCAGCAGAAGCTATCTGTGTTGCCATGTCGCTAATGCGTTCAACAGCAGCATGGATTTGCGTTAGGCTTGCAGCCGCTGAGTTCGCGTCATCAACACTGGTTTCAGCAAGACTACGGCTATCGTTCATGATGCTAACCGCTTTACCTGTTGTACCTTGTAGCAACTCAATAGTTTGTTGAATCTCTTGCGTTGAACCATGTGTACGTTGGCTCAGAACTCGAACTTCATCCGCTACAACCGCGAAACCACGACCTTGTTCACCGGCACGTGCTGCTTCAATAGCCGCGTTAAGTGCAAGTAGGTTCGTTTGTTCTGCAATACCTTGAATGTTAGACAAGATAGCGTTGATGCTATTACCGTGCTCTTCAAGTTCTAGGATCACGTTAGTTGCGATTTGAACTTCTTGAGCAAGGTTTTGAATGGAGCTTTGAGTCTGTGTCACTTGACCAGTACCGTGCTCACACGCGCCAACCGCTTCAGATGAATTCTGTGCAGTGTGGTCAGCGTTACCCGCGATCTCTTGTGTTGCTGCAGCCATTTCGTTAACGGCTGTTGCTACCATGTTGATCTCGTCTTGTTGCATTTGGATACGAGCACTACGTTCTTCAGCTTGAGAAGCCGTCTGACGTGCTTGGTTACCTAGCGCAGCAGATACTTCGCTTAGCTTGATCACCATGGTGTGCATGTTGCCTACAAAACGGTTGAAGTTTTCAGCAAGCTTACCAATCTCGTCATCGCTCTTAGGCTCAAGACGTTGAGTAAGGTCGCCCTCACCTGAAGCAATTTCTTCAAGTGCCGCTGAAACACGGTTCAAATCACGGAATAGGAAGCTCACTAACCAAGACACTAATACGATTACGATTAACGTAATAATGACCGCCGTTGTGATCAACTGAGTAAGTAGTGTTGAGTGGTTCGCTTCTTCTGTTGCTTTGTCCATCTGAACCGCGAAGATCCAGTTAGTGTTAGGCACCTTCGTGAAGTAAAGCAGCTTCTCAGCGCCACGTTCTTTGATGATCTCGATGCTACCCGTACGCACTGCGTTTTCGATAATTGGCATAGAGATGTCGTTTGAAAGCTGGCTTACCGGCTTCAGGCTCAGTGCAGAATCTGGGTGTGCTAGGAATGTGCCGTCAGAGGCATCAATTAGCATTGCGTTCGCATTGTCACCAACATCAAGGCTGATTACATCGTTCACTAGTTGGTCGATAAGTACGTCTGCACCCACTACACCAACAAGTTTGCCGTTATGACGCACAGGTTCTGCAATTGTTACTAGCAATGCTTTAGTGATTGCATCTTGGTAAGCAGTGGTAATGATTTGCTTACCTGCAGCGTTTGCTTCTTGGTACCAAGGACGTTGACGAGGATCGTAACCAGCGCGATTACGTTCAGGGTGTGAACGGTACATTCCGCCTTCTGGAGTACCTAAAAAGATATCGTCAAAGCCACCCGCTACACGAGCTTGCTTAAGGAAAGGAACAACATCATCCTCTCGTGAAAAGTCATTAAATGCTGATGCGATATCGGTGCGGATATCAATCCAGTTTTTAATACCTTCAGATGCTGCTTCTGATACGCTTTCAGCTCGCAGGTATACACCGTTACGAGTCTGTTCAAATAATTGGTTTGCTGATAACCAAGTTAACGCTGTTGCCATAACGACAACAGCAGATAGGCTAGCACCTATTAACTTCTGCTTAAGTGTTAGTTTCATGTCAAAGTTTCACGAGTAGTGGGAAATCTCGCGCATACTACCCAATATCAGTATTAAATTCGAGCGATTTTATAATTTAATAACGTAATATAATTTTAAGCAAACCATAAGCTTACCTAATGTCAATTCCTTGGCTTGTCGCCAAATTTAAGGCGGCATTATCTCTACGGTTATTAGTATTTTTATCGCACTTTACACGATAAAAATAGACAAAAAAACACGGTAAAGAAGAAACAAAAAAGGCAGAAGAGTTTTCTCTTCTGCCTTCATATTATTTACCGTTCTACTGCGTATAAATTGCAGTAGATTTCAGCTTAAAAAGCCTAGCGTTTTTCTGTACGCATACCCATTAGCAAGCTCACACACATCAGTAATAGAATGATGGTGAATGGCAATGCCGTAGAGATTGCGCCCGCTTGTAGAGCTTGTACTGCTTCAGTACCGCCAACCCACAATAGAGCGACAGCAATCGCACCTTCTAGGAACG belongs to Vibrio splendidus and includes:
- a CDS encoding methyl-accepting chemotaxis protein, producing MKLTLKQKLIGASLSAVVVMATALTWLSANQLFEQTRNGVYLRAESVSEAASEGIKNWIDIRTDIASAFNDFSREDDVVPFLKQARVAGGFDDIFLGTPEGGMYRSHPERNRAGYDPRQRPWYQEANAAGKQIITTAYQDAITKALLVTIAEPVRHNGKLVGVVGADVLIDQLVNDVISLDVGDNANAMLIDASDGTFLAHPDSALSLKPVSQLSNDISMPIIENAVRTGSIEIIKERGAEKLLYFTKVPNTNWIFAVQMDKATEEANHSTLLTQLITTAVIITLIVIVLVSWLVSFLFRDLNRVSAALEEIASGEGDLTQRLEPKSDDEIGKLAENFNRFVGNMHTMVIKLSEVSAALGNQARQTASQAEERSARIQMQQDEINMVATAVNEMAAATQEIAGNADHTAQNSSEAVGACEHGTGQVTQTQSSIQNLAQEVQIATNVILELEEHGNSINAILSNIQGIAEQTNLLALNAAIEAARAGEQGRGFAVVADEVRVLSQRTHGSTQEIQQTIELLQGTTGKAVSIMNDSRSLAETSVDDANSAAASLTQIHAAVERISDMATQIASAAEEQASVTSEITRNTEGIRDVSNELADEAHQAAEQAAQLSELSHELESEISRFKL